ACCCTCGCATTTCCTCCTCCGACTCCGCCGGCCCACTCGCTCACTGCGCCGCCGCTCATCGGCGCGAcgctccggcggccggcgctcgCGGGCTCCGAGCcggtcgccgcctccctctgctCTCCTCTCCGTCGCCCTCTCCTCTAGGCCGCCCCCTCCGGTGCTCCACCGTCGCCCTCCCTCGCTCCGGCAGCTCACGCTCGCGGgctggccgccgtcgccctctccgGCAGGGTTCAGGTATCCTAATCCTCCCTAGGATCAAGAGTTCGCCGATTCCGATTGGTTGTTAAACCCAGCATCCCTTCCGCGTAGAATCCTATGAAAGTTAGGAGATCTATTCGAATGCTTGTACTGTTGTACAGCTGCACCTGCATTGGCCATAGGAGATCGAATGTAATGTGATATACTATTAGACTGACAGCAGCATTTGGTCTCAAGTGGGTTAAAATATGTGAAAGTTAGAGAAAGCCGTTTTTGTTGATCTGTAACGTTTCGGGGTAGCATTTGTGCATTATTATGATGATCTGATGGAGTTTAGGCTTATTTTCCAGGGGAAAATTGAGTATTCGCTTCTCTTTTTAGGGCTTCTATTTTTAGGGGACCTTCAGGGTTTGCCCCTATTTTTGTATGAATTGAGGATTCGCACCTGTTTTCGTAAAAGTAGCTACAATAGGCTCATATCTAGGTATTTTCCccattttagtttattttttttctaaaacttaAATACATATACGAAAAGACTATCGTGCACTGGTTTTTTCACATAAGGCATCTCTTATATCACTGGCCTCTGGGGAGCACTCTCTTCTGGAGATCACGCTGACAACGGTCGTGCGGGGTGACCACTAGCGTTCCTGCAGGTGCAGCTGTGCGGGTAAGTAGCAAGagtgcctgctgctgctgttcgtGCTGGTCTCTAACTATGCCGGCATCGTAACTGACCATTGCAATACTTATCACTTATGTAGCTACTAGAATTAGTTCTCTTGATGACACATTTGCACTGAAATGATCTTCTTCATTTGTGCTTCATCTTTTTGACAGAATTGCATTTGGTACGATGGAAGAGGGCAGCGACTATTATCTTGTCAGGAAGGGGGAGATGGTAGCTGTTTACAAATCTTTAAATGATTGCCAGGCTCAAATTTGCTCATCGGTATGTGTATTTGTACTAATGTTATTGTGATTGTACATTAAGTTTTCCTGTTTTCATCCATTTTTCTCATTTATAGTGTAAGTTTTTggttttgctgttgtgaaatttttttttttttaaaaaaagaacacagtGATCCTACCTGTTGATAAGGTAAAGGATAAGTTGTTTATGCAACTTTGCACTTATCCTTGCTCCCTCAACCTCCTAACACAATTTGCGTATCTTCATGTATCAAAGGGTTAACTTTGTGGTTTGTTTTCTATATTCATTTGAATATTCATTTGTGGTTTGTTTTCTATATTCATTTGAATGGATTGTTTTTCTATCTTGCCATGTCGTTAGCTTAACTGAAGGGAGATGAAACAAGTCAACGTTAGCCCTCTTAACGTTTTCTACTAAAAAACTATCAACATTTTGGTGAATTTTACTTCTATTTTCAAATATCAAGTAAGAATTGCACAACTCCTCTGAAAACTACTTCTCCCACCGTCTGTAATACATTCTGGGATTATAAATACTGTAAATTTCATGCTTCTTTCTTTGTATATGGACAGTAACTCTTGAGATTGCTGATTTGTTTTCAAAAGGTATCTGGTCCTGCTGCAAGTGCCTACAAGGGTAACTCTTGGAGCAGAGAAAAGGAGGAATACCTCTCTTCGCGTGGGTTAAGTAATGCTACATATGTAATCAATGCAGCTGAACTTAGGGAAGATCTATTTGGTACCCTTATCCCCTGTACTTTTCAGGTAATGTGCCAACACACTTATATGTGCCTTTTCCATCTCTGGATGACATGTCGAATCTGACAAAGTTAATATAAGCTCCAATATTGTGTAatgggatattttttttttaaaaaaaaactagctttgtttttttattcactCATGCTTTGTCTTCCTTTGTAGGAGATAACTGTTTCTAGTTCAAATCAATCAGCTCTAAATCATACAGGTGTCCTTAACAATACAAGATATCAGCCTGGGGCACAATCCGTGGATCTGAACTACGTAAGTTTTGCTATTGCAAGCATTCAAGATATCAGTGATAAAACCTCATCCTGCTTTATTACAGGATGCCGTGGGATCTGGTCAAGCCTCAGCTGAGCACTATAGCCAGCGTATTAACCAAGGCTACTCTGTTCGGGGACAAGCATTTAACAGGCTGGTAAGCTAAGTACCATGGTGAGACTGCGAGTGTGCGTATGTATGTGCCTAGCATGCCACTAGACATAACGAGTGAATATGAGGAAAATGAACATTATTTCTAGTTTATACTTTCCCTGGTAGCAACATTTGGCACAGGTGATGATAATGCAAATTAGGTACACACTTCATTTTCAGAGCATGTGATTAAGTGCTTCCTAACCACATGTAAATGCAGGACGGTGGCACCAGTACATACACATTTAAAGTGTATAATGTCCATTCGCGTGAGCACATAATCATGAGTTACCATGTGGCTTCCATCATGCATACACATGCATAAAGAGATTtaattctgtttttctttttaatttgagCAGGGCATCATGTTCATGCTTATTAATATGGTATCACAATGCATATGTATGTTCTGCTGAAATGCATTTGCATGTAGTCATATGTTCCTGACAACCCTTAATAAAGGATACACTGATTCTTCAAGTTATTTTATGTTGATTCTCAAGACACTTGTTATTACTTGGAATAATATGATGGCCTTATATTGCAGGAATCCAGACCTAGTTCTTCCAGCCATTTCTCACCGAATAATCTTGATCAGAGTGGAACTGTTGATGCACAACCTCTCTCGAAACAATATGTAAAGTTTGGTCTTGTTTTGCTGATTAATTTTCTGCATCTACTACAATACTTTTGACTTATCAGATTTCTAAAGCTATAATGCATTCTTAAAAAATGTGCTATTCAAGGTGTTGTGTTAATTAAGTTCGATATTAAACAGAAAAACATATGAATGCTCAATATGCTTTTGTATTGAATGCTCTTAATCACTAGCTTCGTTTTTCTCTTGTTTTGACCAGGTAGGCCTACT
The sequence above is drawn from the Oryza glaberrima chromosome 10, OglaRS2, whole genome shotgun sequence genome and encodes:
- the LOC127752972 gene encoding uncharacterized protein LOC127752972, with the translated sequence MEEGSDYYLVRKGEMVAVYKSLNDCQAQICSSVSGPAASAYKGNSWSREKEEYLSSRGLSNATYVINAAELREDLFGTLIPCTFQEITVSSSNQSALNHTGVLNNTRYQPGAQSVDLNYDAVGSGQASAEHYSQRINQGYSVRGQAFNRLESRPSSSSHFSPNNLDQSGTVDAQPLSKQYMVCLLHFDGASKGNPGKAGAGAVLMTEDGRVISRLREGLGIVTNNVAEYRGLILGLRYAIRHGFKKIIVYGDSQLVCYQVKGTWQTKNQNMMELCKEVRKLKENFVSFEINHIRREWNAEADRQANIAITLSSGVVSEERGDG